A segment of the Lycium ferocissimum isolate CSIRO_LF1 chromosome 10, AGI_CSIRO_Lferr_CH_V1, whole genome shotgun sequence genome:
CAATTCAAAAGCAATTCTAGGGATAACAAGTTTACTGGTGGTAGTCCATTGCCTTACCTCATTCCAAATCTATGCAATGCCAGTTTTTGACAATTTGGAGTCTAGGTACaccaacaagaagaaaaaaccCTGTCCATGGTGGCTTAGAACAGGATTGAGGGTATTCTTTGGATGCCTAGCATTTTTCATATCAGTGGCACTTCCCTTTTTGCCAAGTTTGGCTGGGCTCATTGGTGGCATTGCTCTGCCAGTTACTCTGGCATATCCTTGTCTAATGTGGATAATGATCAAGAAACCAAAGACATATACTTCAAGTTGGTTTGTTAATTGGTCTCTTGGACTTTGGGGCTTGGTTCTAAGTGTTCTTTTGGTATTTGGTGCTATATGGACTATAGCAACTCAAGGTATGCATGTCCATTTCTTCAAGCCCCAGTGAAGACCAAAGAGGTTCAGACAATCGCAATAAAAATCTAACTAGTACTCTACAGGATAACTTCATTGGTCTAAACTGGGTAGAAAAAGAACCTTAACAGCAGCCAACCAACTAGATGTGCAAGTTGCGACCTCTTCATGTACTCTGTACATATAAAAGCATATAAGCACTTATATCTTGTCGTTAGTTTCAATGATATAGTATGTAAAAATCCTAATGATTGTTAAGGGAAACAAAGTTCAGACTTCAAAGATCAACATCCTTCAAGATTTAAGGGCATATGGTTATGGTTCTTTTGGCAACACCTAATGTTGACAGAACATATGTGTTTCATGGTGACTGGACACTTTGTGAAATGAACAGAGATAAATATAAGTATGAAGGTACAAGAAAATTACATTGTAGGACTTAAGGCTAAACTTACATGAAGCTTTATCAACCAGCCCAAAGCTAAACTTACATGAAGCTTTATCAACCAGCCCAAACACCTATAAGTATATAACCAAAAAATAGCTCTGATGTCAAACAATCACGACATCTGCATCATCTAATCAGCCTGCCTCGACTTCACTTACTTATGTCAAAAGGaattcagaaaagaaaaaaaaagacagaaaTATTCGTTGAGAAAAAAAGACAGAAATATTCGTTGAGATTTCACATTAAAAAATTGGTTGGGCGTAGCAAAAAAGATTCTCCATTCACGCACTTCTACATTGATAACGGAAGAAGCATCCTTCGTTGCTTTTTCCTGGCTTCTGTAACTTGCTTTGCAATTGTCACACATACAAGCAATAGTAAGCTAACACTTACTAAGATAAAAGCAAGCTTTAGATGACTAAAGTGCAGCGAAACCACAGAGAAAACCATGAGCGCCAAAATAACCAGTTCACATATTACAAAGATGACGACATCTGCTCTGCATCAAAGCAAAAGAAAACAGAAATAGGAGAAAAGAAGATTCAGAACAAAACAAATAGTCAGAAGTAAACATTGATAATAGAATGCACTGACGAAATACCTAGGTTGCAATGATATTATGCACTACACTGTTACGAAAACGATAAATCAAAAAGCATGCTGCTAGTTTTTCCACAAAATAACTTGCGAAAGTAGCTATCCAAGAAAATCTAAGCAGCTCTAGGACCAAGCCTAAAGATGCAATTCATTCATTCTTCATCCGGTCCACTCTCAATGAatgcaaaattttaaaagagGACTGAGCTGATCATTTTCTCCATTCTACCATTTGCAGTCTTCACATTAATCCCAAGGTTACGTTTTTAGTCTTATCTAAACGTTTCAAGCTACAGCTTCGTAAAAAAACTAAGAAGAACACACTTATCAACTTCATCAAAAGAAGTGCATGGGAATGCTTCTCACAACTGATCAGAACATCAAAAAATGACAAGAATCCACGTAAACCAGTGCAtcatgaataacaacaacaacaacatacccaggatattcccacaaagtggggtctagggagggcagagtgtacgcagaccttacccctaccttgagaggtagagaggctatttctcgtagaccctcggctcaagaaaaggcATTTGAAAAAAGGTTAGATAAGAATTAACAGAAGTAAAGAAAACATCGCAACATACAATAAAAAGCATAACGTAAAAATAATCAGTTATGACAGCAAACTAATATGATAATCGAAGTGCAAGAGACACCAGATAGTGACAGAAATCGAAAGGCAATAAGCTACCAGGATAGTGCATCATGAATAAGGAATCACAGAAATCATTTATAAGATATAGCTGCACAATGAGGTACTCAATTAgctttaggaccttccaattagccTTCTTAGGCTGGTTACTTCCTGTGCGTTGATTTATGTCATTTAAGTTGCTCGCGCACAAAAAGTTCTAACTTGCAAGATTCAAAACTTGGAACTCAACGGGTTCCAGTTTAGCTGATGTGGAGGGATCATAATCAATAGCTTTAGATGAAATTGATACTGAAGAATGGAAGATGCATTGCAGATATTTATGTTCTCTaagtttcaaacaaaaaaatatttgcgTTCCCTAGATTCTTGAGCATTTCCATATTGATATAGCCAGATGAAACTTTGTCATCTGGCTAAATTTTGAAACTAAATGACTAATTTTGCTGAAACTTTGTTAACACAAGCATTTCAAAATCAATATAGCCCGATgaaacttttcctccaaataCAATAAATGCACCATTACTTAAATAATTTAACCTAAACTTTGACAAATGAAATTTCCTAATGATACCAAAAAGAAGTAAACTTTCAGAAGCACAGATTGGTTTGATAACAGGAACCAGGGGCGGATTTAGATGGGCTtcagggtgttcacccgaacactctcggcaaaaaattacaccctatatatagggtagatttttcgtgtttatgtacatatataagtttTGAATACCCTCAATAAATGTAAAACGTTAGCTCCAGTGGTTGAGGATGTTCAAAattctctccaacattccagGTTCAAGTCCGgggacaacattattttttttgtttgcttttttCGCACccctgaatgaaaatcctggatccgccacttGCAGGAACAACCCCAAAATGATATATTTCCTAAACAAATCCACATTTAGGCATAAGCACCTGGTACAATCAGAGGCAAATCCAGcatgaagataaaaaaaaatattgataatTTTTTCAGACACACACATATCAGAGACACTGATataaaatcctggatccgcctcagataaatatagaaaaatgcaGGTTAAATAAAATGATTGGAGAGGGGAGAAATGAAATGATACCTAGTAGAGGTTGTAGAAGAAGTGAGATTAGAGGTGGAGCACAAGAAAGATACGGATGCCCAATCGTGCTTTGATCGAATTTGATACTCTCTTAACTGCTCCGCTAAattccatcattattattattcctCTTTCTCTCCCTCCCCTCCCTTTCCAGCTTTCAATCTATCAAATGTAACTATGTAagtaattaaaaatttatatttacacACATATTTGTGTTTTAAgaagttatttttaaaaatatttggaatAATTTCAGAGACTTTCCCTCAGATTTGGCTTCATAACACTCATTTCCCTTGTTGTTTGAGATATTACGTTCACCTCCCTTATTTCGATATTTTTGTAACCAAACTTATTTAAATGATAATTTATCTATAATATCCCAAAACTTCCCTTATCTTCCAGTTTTTAAATTATGAACCTCCTTTCCACGTTTC
Coding sequences within it:
- the LOC132033058 gene encoding uncharacterized protein LOC132033058; protein product: MITRSNLAEQLREYQIRSKHDWASLSFFSSTSNLSTSTRADVVIFVICELVILALMVFSVVSLHFSHLKLAFILVSVSLLLLVCVTIAKQVTEARKKQRRMLLPLSM